Genomic window (Helianthus annuus cultivar XRQ/B chromosome 3, HanXRQr2.0-SUNRISE, whole genome shotgun sequence):
AAACTTTACGCCCCGTCAAAGATTCTAGCATTTTACCATCCAACACGGGTTCTGGTTTACCTTCCATGACTCGGACTGTGGTGAAGAATCTGCTAAGTCTTCCATGTGAAGGTGTTTCGGTTAATTTAAGGCGTTTGATCCATCTGCTTCCGGGATCTGAACCCGGGTTGCTGTTTGAGCATTCGTTTGAGTTTGAGTTTGAGTTGGTTGTTTGGTCAAGGTTCAAGTGTAGCGTGTTCATGTCTAGACTTTGAGTTCTTGAAGTGCCCGGCTCGGCTTTCTCGGTTGAGCTTGATGCAGCTGGTTGAGCAGAAACCTCTAAGTTTATATCGGGTAGTTCTATCTTACGCTTTCTGTATTTATGTTTCTCTGTATTTGATTCCACCGTAATGTCCTGAAAATTAAGCAAGAAGTAGGGTAATGACTACATGTGGCAATTTGGATCCACAATACTTATGAATGGGCTAATTTGGGTTGTTTTTAatcttaaacgggtcaaaagtcaaaacaacaAATTTAGCTAGTATGGGAATGGGCTGAACAGGTTGGAAGTCGCCCAAATTtagccagttttgcgactttcgtctaaAGGTTTGTGTTTCctcatctggatccaaaaggtttgtaatcttgccattttcatccggctcgttaactccgtccatttttctccgttaagtcaggggtatttccgtctttttacCTACGTTCTTTtgttttgaatacttgtacattatgctaaatgcttgcacataaagtgaaaaagaccgaattgtcctttaagttaacaaaaaagacgaaaatacccctgacttaacggagaaaaattgatggagttaacgagccggatgaaaatggcaagatttcaaaccttttggatccagatgtggaaaaacaaacctatggacgaaagtcgcaaaactggccaaacctcagggacgaaatggcattttactctattcaAATGTACAAATTATTATTTTAGTAACTTTTTTCAATCACAAGCAAGCACATTAATACAAACAAATAAGGGTAAAGAGGATTAAAGGCACAGTAAGGGTACCTTATTTGGCGTCGACGATTGTACACCTGTAACAAAAGATCACAAAATAAATGCACATTAATTACCACTGGAAACTGAATGATACAGCATTTGCAACTAGaagaaattgaaaaaaaaatgcaTTAATAGCAACAACAACTATGAACAACAATGTGCATCAACAAAAAATATTACCAGAAAGATGATTCTCCTTATAAGATTCCATATCCATGGTGTCGGTATCAGCTGAAGACTCGTTTTTCTGAACATCTCCAGAAGCTTCAACGTTTTCCTGTGATTCATGATCAGATGAATCCAAAAGTTGAAGCTTTACGCCTTGTTGACTTTGACCAAAATGCGGATGGCTGCTTAGCTCCTTGAAAACTTCTCCTTTCAGTTGAGTGGATGCTCGAGATTCTCTAAAAAACTGGCTTTCTTGATACACTTTAACGTCAGTCTGTTTTGTGATCAATAAACTGTGAGTTGTTCGAGAAAAACTGTGGAGGCCACCTGCCATCCTAGTCATCTCTACGTCATGAACAAAATGGGGCCCATTTTGAAGTGAGTATTGTGAGTTGCTATGTAGTGGGGAACCGGTTTGACGTGGAAAGAATCCCATTCCGATATGTTTTTGCATTCGTTTGTATTGTTCTTCGATAAGTGCTTGTGAATGGTGGCTGCTTGTAGAAGGGTCGGTTTTCAAGGCTGCGTTCTTGTGTCCTGAAAACGAGGGCATTTCTGACTTTTCGGTTTTTGGTTTGGACGCAAAAGCAGCCGACATGTGGCGGAATTTTTCGGGTTCGTAAGATGTGTGGTTGTCGAGCTTGTAGCTGCTTTCACCGAAAAACATGTGGTATTTCACCTGCTCTGTCGGTTGAAGATGGCTTTCTCTTGATGAAGTTTCGAGATTAAAACCGTGGGTCAACTTTTCGTCCGGAACTTGCGGCCCTAACGCTGGCGTTCCTTCCTTTAACTCCCCGGTTTCCTGACCAAGTTTGAAAAACGGAAAGGATTGAGTAGTTGGCTTCACTAAACTCATGGTCAAATCTGCATCTTTGGAAAATCCGAAATTATCAGATGCTATTTCGACTCCACTCGGGTGGTTCTTGAAATCATGATCGTGTAAATCGTTTCCTTCGCTTCTACTAATCTGAGTTAAATGATCGTGCTTACTCGTTTCGGGACTTGCTCTTGCCCAATGTGTCAACCATGCTGATTGGACGGTTTTCCCGCTGTTAACGGGATGTGCTTTTGCTCCACTTTCAGGCATGATGATTGCAACTAACTGTTTGCTATCACTAACGTCAACTTCGCAGCAATGTTACTCTCAAATGGCACAATTCAGACTGTATCTGCCCAACATAAAATCATTCAAAAGAAGCCAAAAAGTTAACATCAAGATCCTAAAACCATAAACTTAAAACTAGTAAACATACTACAAATCAGCTTCATTTTTTGCATTCAAAAAACTCTCTATAATCTATTACGTAACACCTTAGCCAAATCTCACATCGTTCTGTTCTGTCCACAAGAGAGATACCGGGCCATAAGAAATTCCGCGCCTCAAATATCACCAATGCGTTAAGTGTGCTCAGGTGCGAGTAGTACCGGTGTCACTCAAGGCCGGCCGGATGTTACATACTAGTTCTAAACTACTCAATTCATCAAATTCCTCTACATATTATGCAAAATTACGCTAAATCCACATCAATACTGATCCAATTTCAACTCCAAAACCCTAGCTCACAATTATCCAACAATTTCAACTTACACAATCCGAAACCTAACTATAAACCTATCCGATCTCTAACAATAAACGCACAAAACTATAATTCACAACACACAAACTCCAAACTCATAGAATTACGGTTTTAGGTTACGTGTAGGGGAAGAAATTGAGGATCGGAAGAAAACGTACCTGTGAAAATGACGGTTGAGAAGATAAATAGAGAGAATTGAGGAGGTAGAGATGAATATTGAGGTGATCTATAAAAAGGAATGAGAAAAATGAGAGCCACAAGAAATTATTCGTTACAGTGAGAGGTTGTACGAAGGAAGAAGATAGACATAAGAGAGATGTGTGATGGCAATTGTGATGCATATACATGGATGTACATTACATACATGTGGATggatgtatgtatatatgtgtttatgttttgaCGGAGAAGAAAGGACAAAGCCGAGCTGCTCCAATCGCAAGCCGGCTTGTACTGTGACGGAGCTGCTAAGTCAACTTTCACTTGGAGATAGCAATCCAAACTTTCGATTTTTACCGTATTTTACTTCCAACTTTTAACTTATTGGTCGATAGTATCCCCACACTAACCTAGTTTGCTGACATCAGTTGATGCGTCACTAAACCAGTGCCACGTCATCAAAGAAG
Coding sequences:
- the LOC110929511 gene encoding uncharacterized protein LOC110929511, with the protein product MPESGAKAHPVNSGKTVQSAWLTHWARASPETSKHDHLTQISRSEGNDLHDHDFKNHPSGVEIASDNFGFSKDADLTMSLVKPTTQSFPFFKLGQETGELKEGTPALGPQVPDEKLTHGFNLETSSRESHLQPTEQVKYHMFFGESSYKLDNHTSYEPEKFRHMSAAFASKPKTEKSEMPSFSGHKNAALKTDPSTSSHHSQALIEEQYKRMQKHIGMGFFPRQTGSPLHSNSQYSLQNGPHFVHDVEMTRMAGGLHSFSRTTHSLLITKQTDVKVYQESQFFRESRASTQLKGEVFKELSSHPHFGQSQQGVKLQLLDSSDHESQENVEASGDVQKNESSADTDTMDMESYKENHLSGVQSSTPNKDITVESNTEKHKYRKRKIELPDINLEVSAQPAASSSTEKAEPGTSRTQSLDMNTLHLNLDQTTNSNSNSNECSNSNPGSDPGSRWIKRLKLTETPSHGRLSRFFTTVRVMEGKPEPVLDGKMLESLTGRKVSEFEMGESSSADTKRDCKEITLSHSWIRRWSHKQNQKNPERSGTCQMDNSKSEMEELEKKQFPSIAAMALMGKAMTGFRQFKLQKKESFVVWNTKAFD